One genomic region from Ptychodera flava strain L36383 chromosome 5, AS_Pfla_20210202, whole genome shotgun sequence encodes:
- the LOC139134087 gene encoding acetylserotonin O-methyltransferase-like, which yields MGDRNIDLTATEIFEIITGFIGTQILYTASEIGVFDALAGHGEKKTAEELATELSTDVDAMERLLNSCVSLHFLNKSLIADENAQYSNTEASCKYLTSGSKTSMRGLIHLNKVYSYPLMGNLDSAVREGKNQIPRTFGATSHELFANLYSDEAGVTTFVSGMHGMAPLSTKAVVNAFDLSQFNTACDFGGGSGALAYEMSRTYPGMSIKVLELPPVVKVSNDFKPDDAGQLNVEFVAGDFFVDELPETDLFIFSVIFNDWPDDKVARLLQKVHSALKPGGAILIAESLYNDDKAGPVHPALRCMLMLAFTEGKTRSGREFRFLAEKSGFSDVKVKYTDGIHDVILARKY from the exons ATGGGCGACAGAAACATCGATCTAACTGCTAccgaaatttttgaaataataacTGGATTTATAGGAACCCAG ATCCTGTACACAGCCAGCGAGATTGGTGTCTTTGATGCACTGGCTGGCCATGGCGAAAAGAAGACAGCCGAGGAATTGGCAACTGAACTGTCAACCGACGTCGATGCCATGGAAAGACTTCTAAATAGCTGTGTCAGTCTTCATTTTCTGAATAAATCCCTCATTGCTGACGAAAATG CCCAGTATTCTAACACTGAGGCATCCTGTAAATATCTCACCTCTGGATCGAAAACATCAATGCGGGGACTCATTCACTTGAACAAGGTGTATAGTTATCCACTAATGGGAAATCTTGATTCCGCTGTACGCGAAGGCAAAAATCAAATTCCGAGAACCTTTGGCGCTACCAGCCATGAGCTCTTTGCGAACCTCTATTCGGACGAGGCTGGAGTTACGACTTTTGTCAGTGGAATGCACGGAATGGCGCCGCTGTCGACCAAAGCTGTTGTAAATGCCTTCGACCTTTCTCAGTTCAACACTGCCTGTGATTTTGGAG GTGGAAGTGGCGCCCTCGCTTACGAAATGAGCCGAACGTATCCTGGCATGTCAATCAAGGTGCTGGAATTGCCACCGGTTGTCAAGGTATCCAATGATTTTAAACCCGATGACGCCGGACAGCTTAACGTGGAGTTCGTAGCTGGGGACTTCTTTGTGGATGAGTTGCCTGAGACAGATCTGTTCATCTTCTCAGTGATCTTTAATGATTGGCCTGACGACAAGGTCGCCCGACTTCTTCAGAAGGTACACAGTGCCTTGAAACCAG GTGGCGCTATTCTCATTGCTGAGAGTCTGTACAACGATGACAAGGCAGGCCCCGTTCATCCAGCGCTGAGGTGTATGCTGATGCTTGCGTTCACCGAAGGCAAGACAAGATCAGGAAGAGAGTTCAGATTTCTGGCGGAGAAGAGTGGTTTCTCCGACGTTAAAGTCAAGTACACGGACGGCATACACGATGTAATTTTGGCAAGAAAgtattaa